AGCGTCCGAGGTCATAGCGAGCAAAGGCGTCGTCTAGCTCTCGTTCTCGGCGCATGGTCATGACGGCTAGGTCGATGCCCAGGGACTGGATGCGTTCTAGGGTGGCGATCGCTCCTGGTACGGGCTGATCGTACTTGAGGTAGGGCAGGGTATGTACCGTTTTGCGGCGATATCGGGCAAAGATTTCCGCTTGTCTTTCATCGAGTCCAGAAATACGCCCAATCTGACGTTCGGGCACTTGGGCCCGCTTCAGTTCCCAAAAGTCTGCTTTGGATAGACAATTCAGCGGTTGATCTGGGCGACCCACCTGCTCTAGCCCAATTTGATAGACCTGGTAATAGCGCTCCGACACGTCCATGATCGGGCCGTCAAAGTCAGTGATAAGTCTTAGCATTCAGCGAAAGGTTGAGATGATCTAGGTTGCTGTTACGTTTTATCACAGACTGGGGCTCTGTAGATGTCGTCTGAAGCGATTGAGGCGCGATCGCTCCCTTGCCAGTCGGGAGTCTAACGGAGATCTCGCTGTGTAAACGTGAGGGCAATACCCACTTGTATCTTCTCCCATTGACGTCATGGAACGCCCATAGAAGATCCATAGAACGTCTAGGAATGCTGCCCGTGGCTTTGTAGGGGGTGCCCCAGGGAAGCGATTCCATGGCGGGACTCGGCGTTAGGTGATCTTTAAAAGAAAAAAACCGGCAGAGTCTTAGGTCCACCGGGCTGTTAGTCAACTAGCACTCACGTTATCCGAGGGGTAGGGCAAATCGTCAGGATAGTCTGATCAAGTTGTTCCCCAAAACCAAACTTTTTATACATTCTGTGGGGCCCGTGCCAACTAGGTGATACCCTAGCGCCGGAGGACTAGAACTGGGCAGGGCGATCGCCGCACCACGCGTTCTGCAACCGATCCCAGCATCAGGCGGCCCATGCCCGTGCGCCCGTGGGAGGGAATCACAATCAGAGATATGTGCTGCTCTTTGGCGTAGCGAATGATTTCGATGCTGGGTGTGCCAATGAGCACCGTGAACTGCACTTTCTCGTAAGGTTTGCTGGAGAAGCGATCGCGAAAGCTTTGCTCGACATGCTGTTGACGACTGGCGGTATTCACCGTTTGCCAAGTGATGCCGGGCTCCCCCGGACTGAGGGGCGGCAAGACATGCAGGATATGTAAATGGGATGGATCGCCTACCCAGGTGAGGGCAGCGGTTTGGGCGGCAAAGGCGGCATCGGAGAAGTCAATGGGGACGAGGACGCGGCTGAGACCGCTGAGATTGATATCTAAGGGCTCCATCGTCATGCTCCTGATTTATGGTCAACCATGGGGGCGGGGATGCTGTAAGTCTCCCATCCCATTCTTGACAGTGACCTAGGTTAAAATGCGGTTAATTCCGTCAAGATTTGTGTCGTATCGGTCAGGTGTGGCTTCAGCGCGGCTGAGTCTGCCAGGTCTGGGTATCCCAGCGATCGCCTGTGACCGAGAAGCGATCGCTCGACGGCGACTCGTTAGACTGATCAGTTCCCTGACGTGGTTGGAGCTATAGTGCCCTTGGATGATAGTCGTTGGCAAGAATGGGGCGGTGTTTGGCTTGAGGGGCTTGGCCAGGGCCTGCAATCCCTAGATAACGGCTTCACCTGGTGGGTGGAGCGGGTGATTTCCCCTGTGTTGTTCTACGATGCCGGCACGGGAATGCCTTTCTTGGTGCTGTGGCTGCTGCTGGGCGGGCTGTTTTTCACTCTACGCATGGGGTTGATTAACCTGCGGGGCTTTGCCCATGCCATTGCGGTGTTGCGCGGTCGCTATGATGCTGCCGATGAGGTGGGGGAAGTGTCCCATTTCCAGGCTCTGTCCACGGCCCTGTCTGCCACCATTGGTCTGGGCAATATTGCCGGGGTGGCGATCGCCATCCACTTGGGCGGGCCCGGGGCCGTCTTTTGGATGACCCTAGCCGCTCTACTGGGTATGAGCAATAAGTTTGTGGAATGTACCCTCGGGCAGATGTACCGGGTGGTGCGTCCCGACGGCACGGTGGTGGGCGGCCCCATGTATTACCTGTCGCAAGGGCTAGCAGAACGGGGGCTGGGCCGGCTGGGGCAGATTTTGGCGGGGATGTTTGCCCTGTTTTGCCTGTTGGGCACCTTGGGAGCCTCTACCCTGTTTCAAGCCAATCAATCCTATCAAGCGATCGCCACCGTGGTTCCAGCTCTCGCAGACTGGGACTGGCTCTATGGGGCGGTGTTGGCTGGCTTGGTGGGTTTGGTGTTGATTGGTGGCGTGCAGCGGATTGGCTGGGTGACCAGTCGCTTGGTGCCCTTGATGTGTGGCCTCTATGTAGGTGCGGCGCTGTGGGTGTTGCTGTCCCATGCGACGGAGATTCCGGGGGCGATCGCCACCATTGTCCAAGGTGCCTTTTCCCCGCAAGCGGTGGAGGGGGGCTTTGTGGGGGTGCTGGTGCAGGGATTGCGGCGATCGGTCTTTTCCAACGAGGCGGGCATTGGCTCGGCAGCGATCGCCCATGCGGCCTCCCGCACCCGTGAACCGATTCGGGAAGGAATTGTGGCCATGCTGGAGCCGTTTATTGATACGGTGATTGTCTGCAACATGACCGCCCTAGTGGTGATCATCACCGGCACCTATCGGGATCCTGCCCTGGCGGGGGTGAGCGGGGCGGAGTTGACGAGTATCGCCTTTGGTTCGGTGATCAGTTGGTTTCCCTTGGTGTTGGCGATCGCCGTCTTTTGCTTTGCCTTCTCCACGGTGATTTCCTGGGGCTACTATGGCGAACAGAGCTGGGATTATCTGCTCGGCGACCTGGGGCGGCGTACCCATGGGCTGTATAAACTGCTGGTGTTGGCGGGGGTGTTTATTGGGGCGATCGCTGATCCGCAAGCGGTGATTGAATTTGGGGATGGCATGATGCTGTCGATGGCCGTGCCCAATCTGCTGGGGCTGTATCTGATGACCGGCATGGTGACCAGGGAGCTGCGTCGCTATATGACCCGCCTCAAAGCCGGAGCCTTTGAGCCCGTCTTGGTGTCTCAATCTGTCCCAGGGAAGCGATCGCCGGTGGATAGCCGTCCTTAGTACTGCAAGACAGAAGAATGAAGATAGAAAAACGAAAAAAACTTCCAGGACACACAAGGGTTCCTGCCTTAGCAACTCAGCGGGTTACTTCCGCCTCGGAGTACGAGTGCCTGCACAAACCTCGGTTGGTGATGAATAATTGAAATAGACCCGTGTGCCCTGGGCTTGCCTAACCGGCCGGGATGTTCCTCCAGTCCTTTACCCTTCTGCCACTTGCCTTGAGCCTTCCCACCCCCATTCAGCTTGATACCCTAGACCTCCTGGAGTGGCCCCGCCTCTGCCAGCATCTGGCCACGTTTACGGCCACGAAGCTGGGAGCGGTTGCGGCCCGCCAGATTCGCATTCCGACGGCGTTGTCGGAAAGTATGATCCTGCTTGCCCAAACCCAGGACATGGCGGAGCTAGAGCAGACCTTGAGCAGTCGGCTGTCCTTTGATGGCATCCAAGACATTGGCGATGCCCTCGAACGATCGGCGCTGCTGGGCGTGTTGGGGGGAACGGAACTGCTGGCGATCGCCACTACCCTGTCCGGTGTGCGCAACCTGCGGCGCGTTATTGATGCCCATGCCGCCGTCCCGACCTTGAAAACCCTGGTCACCGATTTGCGTACCTATCCAGACCTGGAGCAGCAGATCCACCACTGCATTGACGATAACGGCCAGGTGGCTGACCGGGCTAACCCTGCCCTGCGCGGCATTCGCGACAGCATCCGCAGTGTGCGTAGCCGCATCTACGATCAGTTACATCAAGTGCTCAACCGGCAAGCCAATGCGGTGCAGGAGCCGGTGATTACCCAACGGGGCGATCGCTTCGTGATTCCCGTCAAAGCGCCCCAGAAGGACGCGGTGCCCGGCATTGTCCATGATGTATCGGCGAGTGGCGCGACGCTTTACGTAGAGCCCCAGTCGATTATTAACCTGGGCAACCAAATCCGGCAGGCTTGGCGACAGGAGCGCGTGGAAGAGGAGAAAATTCTGCGAGACCTGAGTGCCGCCGTGGCAGCGGTGAAGCCGGATCTGGATCATCTGCTGGCGATCGCCACCCTCTTAGATCTAGCCATGGCTCGGGCTCGCTACGGTCTGTGGCTGAATGCCAACCCACCCCGCTTTGTTGAGCCTCAGGACGAAGCAGTGGTGCTGCGAGATCTGCGCCATCCCCTCCTGGTTTGGCAGCAGCACCATGAACAGGGCCCCGAGGTGGTGCCCATTAGTTTGACGATTCAGTCCCACATTCGGGTTGTCGCCATCACCGGCCCCAACACCGGCGGCAAAACCGTCACCTTGAAAACCTTGGGACTAGCTTGCCTCATGGCCAAAGCCGGTCTCTTTGTGCCGGCGCGGGAACCGGTGGAAATTCCCTGGTTTCAGGCCGTGCTGGCCGACATTGGAGACGAGCAATCCATTGAGCAAAGCCTGTCTACTTTTTCGGGGCACATTCGCCGTGTGGGACGGATTTTGGAGGCGATCGCCCCCGAGTCCACCGCCCCCGAGTCCATGGCCCCCGAGTCTACCGCTCCCGAGTCCACCGCTCCCGATGCCGACAATACCGCATCCCTGGCCAACGCCCTCGTCCTACTCGATGAAGTGGGAGCTGGCACCGATCCCTCAGAGGGCAGCGCCCTGGCCATTGCCCTGCTGCGTTATCTGGCGGATCATGCCCAGTTGACCATGGCCACCACCCACTTTGGCGAACTCAAAGCCCTCAAGTATGACGACGATCGCTTTGAAAATGCCTCAGTGGAATTCAATGACCAAACCCTGTCCCCTACCTATCGCCTGCTCTGGGGCATTCCCGGCCGCTCCAATGCCTTGGCGATCGCCCAGCGATTGGGACTAGATGTCAGCATTATCGATCAAGCCAGGGAATACGTCGGTCTGTCCGGTGCTGATGACGTCAACCAGGTGATTTCCGGCCTAGAAGCCCAGCGCCGCCATCAGGAAGAAAGTGCCAACGCCACGGCCAAGCTGCTGCGCCAAGCCGAACGCCTCCATGACGAAGTTTCCCGGAAGGCAGCCATGCTTAAGGAACGGGAGCGGGATCTGCAGCAGCAGCAAGAGCAGGCCATTCAAGCTGCGATCGCCCAGGCGCGGGAAGAGATTGCCCAGGTGATCCGCCGCCTGCAGCGCGGCCCCCAAACGGCCCAGGCTGCCCAGCGGGCCACCCAAGCCCTGCAGGGCATTGCCGAGGAGCAGCTCAACCCTACGCCCAAGCCGCCCAAGCCAGGCTTCCGTCCCCAGGTGGGCGATCGCGTGCGCATTCCCAAACTCGGGCAAACCGCTGAGGTGCTCACCCCGGCTGATGAGGATGGCGAACTGACCGTACGCTTTGGCATGATGAAAATGACCGTGTCCCTCGCAGATGTGGAATCGCTTCAGGGCGAAAAGGCAGAATTGCCTAAGGCAAAACCTGCTCCTGCACCGCCGCCCCCGCCGCCCCCCGCTCCGGC
Above is a genomic segment from Leptolyngbya sp. CCY15150 containing:
- a CDS encoding endonuclease MutS2, with protein sequence MSLPTPIQLDTLDLLEWPRLCQHLATFTATKLGAVAARQIRIPTALSESMILLAQTQDMAELEQTLSSRLSFDGIQDIGDALERSALLGVLGGTELLAIATTLSGVRNLRRVIDAHAAVPTLKTLVTDLRTYPDLEQQIHHCIDDNGQVADRANPALRGIRDSIRSVRSRIYDQLHQVLNRQANAVQEPVITQRGDRFVIPVKAPQKDAVPGIVHDVSASGATLYVEPQSIINLGNQIRQAWRQERVEEEKILRDLSAAVAAVKPDLDHLLAIATLLDLAMARARYGLWLNANPPRFVEPQDEAVVLRDLRHPLLVWQQHHEQGPEVVPISLTIQSHIRVVAITGPNTGGKTVTLKTLGLACLMAKAGLFVPAREPVEIPWFQAVLADIGDEQSIEQSLSTFSGHIRRVGRILEAIAPESTAPESMAPESTAPESTAPDADNTASLANALVLLDEVGAGTDPSEGSALAIALLRYLADHAQLTMATTHFGELKALKYDDDRFENASVEFNDQTLSPTYRLLWGIPGRSNALAIAQRLGLDVSIIDQAREYVGLSGADDVNQVISGLEAQRRHQEESANATAKLLRQAERLHDEVSRKAAMLKERERDLQQQQEQAIQAAIAQAREEIAQVIRRLQRGPQTAQAAQRATQALQGIAEEQLNPTPKPPKPGFRPQVGDRVRIPKLGQTAEVLTPADEDGELTVRFGMMKMTVSLADVESLQGEKAELPKAKPAPAPPPPPPPAPAVRTSKNTVDIRGSRIMDAEMALEKAIAQAPVGPLWIIHGKGTGKLRAGVHEFLKQHPQITSFDLALQSDGGAGVTVAQVK
- a CDS encoding HAD family hydrolase gives rise to the protein MLRLITDFDGPIMDVSERYYQVYQIGLEQVGRPDQPLNCLSKADFWELKRAQVPERQIGRISGLDERQAEIFARYRRKTVHTLPYLKYDQPVPGAIATLERIQSLGIDLAVMTMRRERELDDAFARYDLGRFFPSDRRYCLSNDYVKTSDVEDKPRLMERAMAELPPASNWMIGDTEADLAAAHRYSIKAIAVLSGIRNREQLSHHAPHFIVDNLVAAVDLVLDHENITP
- a CDS encoding universal stress protein; translated protein: MEPLDINLSGLSRVLVPIDFSDAAFAAQTAALTWVGDPSHLHILHVLPPLSPGEPGITWQTVNTASRQQHVEQSFRDRFSSKPYEKVQFTVLIGTPSIEIIRYAKEQHISLIVIPSHGRTGMGRLMLGSVAERVVRRSPCPVLVLRR
- a CDS encoding alanine/glycine:cation symporter family protein, encoding MPFLVLWLLLGGLFFTLRMGLINLRGFAHAIAVLRGRYDAADEVGEVSHFQALSTALSATIGLGNIAGVAIAIHLGGPGAVFWMTLAALLGMSNKFVECTLGQMYRVVRPDGTVVGGPMYYLSQGLAERGLGRLGQILAGMFALFCLLGTLGASTLFQANQSYQAIATVVPALADWDWLYGAVLAGLVGLVLIGGVQRIGWVTSRLVPLMCGLYVGAALWVLLSHATEIPGAIATIVQGAFSPQAVEGGFVGVLVQGLRRSVFSNEAGIGSAAIAHAASRTREPIREGIVAMLEPFIDTVIVCNMTALVVIITGTYRDPALAGVSGAELTSIAFGSVISWFPLVLAIAVFCFAFSTVISWGYYGEQSWDYLLGDLGRRTHGLYKLLVLAGVFIGAIADPQAVIEFGDGMMLSMAVPNLLGLYLMTGMVTRELRRYMTRLKAGAFEPVLVSQSVPGKRSPVDSRP